The DNA sequence ACCCTCGCTGAATCCGAACGGCGGTGTCGCACTCTCGGCATCGGTGTACGCGGTCCTCAGAATCGCCGTAGACGCGACAGAAGTTGTGGGTGACGTGCGACCCGCCAATACTCACACTCACGAGGCTGGGCCTCGAGGGAGAGGAGCATCACGCCAACCACCGCTGTTGGCTGTTAAAACCGGCAAAATAAGCCGAATTCCCCTTAATGGGTATGGGACCGCCCGGATAACCCCAATAACCGGCGATACTGCGTCGTCGTCTGTGAGTAGGTCAGTGAATTTCATAATTTCTGACTGTGTGTTCTGTTGAACAGTCACGACATTTGAACCTAAAACTATCGGGGCGTCAGACGACGAAGAAAACGGGTGACGGAAGGGTCGTTACTGCTTAGGCGTCAGGGGCGGACCACTTCTGAGCGTGGCGGACGATTCGCCGGATCCGTCGGCCCAAACGAGGCGGACAGTTGCTCCGCTCAAGTTGAGTGCTTCAGCATCGCTGTCAACCCCGCTGTTGTCGTTGTTAGCACCGGTTGCTGCAAAACTACCATCACCGTCAAGGTCGTATTGGAAGTCATTTCCGTCTAGAGTGACTGTGCTTCCTGCGCTCACGTCATTTGGCGACAGGTCATTCCACGACGTTGCCCCGGATACTCCATCAATTGCCAGCGTCGCGGAGGCTGATTCGTCAGCGTCATCTGCGGTAGCACCGGAAACTGCGAACGTCAACTGCTCTGGGTTGATTTCAGTCCCGGACTCGTGCGTAATCGAGAGGGAATCTGGGTTATCAGTTGCCGACTGATCGTTGTCGGTGAGGTCGAAGCTGAAACTCGCCTGCGGAACCGTGTTGCCGACTTGGTCACCGAGACCGAGGACGAACGTCCCGATAACGGCCGCGAGGATGACCGTGATGGCAACCATCAGGATTACCCCGATGACTGGAGACACAGCGTCGTTGTCAGCGAGGAGTTCCTTGAAGTTCATTTATCCGTTGTAGGTCCACTTCTGGAGCGTGGACGAGGTGCTGCCACTTTCGGACGACCAGATGATTCGAATCGTATCGCCGCTGCTGAGTGCTGCATCGGGTTCGAATACAGCGGATTCGCCCGCATTCACTTTACTGTTCGAGTCACTGTCTGAGAAGGCTGCAGTAGTTGGGACATTATCTCCTTCAACTGAGATAAGCGAAGTGCTGATACCTTCACCACTTTCGTGAGTGATAGTGACTTCCCCGTTAGTATTGGCATCCTGGTCGTAACTGAAACTAAAGCTCGCCTGCGGCGCGGTCTCGCTCACTTGGTCACCGAGACCGAGGACGAAGGTCCCGATGACGGCCGCCAAGATGACGGTGATTGCAACCATCAGGATGACCCCGATGACTGGACTGACTGCACGGTCTTCTGTGAAGAGGTTTTTGAGTTGCATTGG is a window from the Haloferax marinisediminis genome containing:
- a CDS encoding type IV pilin, with the protein product MNFKELLADNDAVSPVIGVILMVAITVILAAVIGTFVLGLGDQVGNTVPQASFSFDLTDNDQSATDNPDSLSITHESGTEINPEQLTFAVSGATADDADESASATLAIDGVSGATSWNDLSPNDVSAGSTVTLDGNDFQYDLDGDGSFAATGANNDNSGVDSDAEALNLSGATVRLVWADGSGESSATLRSGPPLTPKQ
- a CDS encoding type IV pilin, with protein sequence MQLKNLFTEDRAVSPVIGVILMVAITVILAAVIGTFVLGLGDQVSETAPQASFSFSYDQDANTNGEVTITHESGEGISTSLISVEGDNVPTTAAFSDSDSNSKVNAGESAVFEPDAALSSGDTIRIIWSSESGSTSSTLQKWTYNG